The following coding sequences are from one Biomphalaria glabrata chromosome 8, xgBioGlab47.1, whole genome shotgun sequence window:
- the LOC106069218 gene encoding uncharacterized protein LOC106069218 — MYAAHVKKSKTEESKSVLEKCVNDFRSAETDSERFSNILEIACHVRDSHFTEEDQRKVLEIVGISFLARLLNTSLYYDTSSETYPPNFYKMIALSVFSSLSIDPFVARQVEVKQFLQAVNSELQQKNMKIEGSKNVFSDCEEIVANLSQDSVGISYLIECGTSEVLIDYVTSSQCHDPVPVLRCLSFICKNQGDSIFSNRLDHFHNMMSLVVDKIGQGSDLTSKVEYATILTAFLNGVSTIELSIDNDWVLKLVKILNKFISIKTSPDDSDVVLFLVCALVSAVGPEVLKPQLVGGSSLVKAVVARVSVEVYMLLDCINSDNVLERYYKLDKVYKLLSDLVHYLAEFGEDTDPDSIIVIYKKLVEISETIMEFLSQVWNEVIDLPKNHVVVLISVRTLAAMLSEITEDPTEQLLDLIPFFDFLCQNVEYSEDVVMEVKSAAQAALENIRLLGIQDSQDGDIEIQDSQDGDIEIQDSQDEDIEIQGSHDLDPGGYPSLPPNFIKDSTSPEGNIQQKNKQLADNSHSYCSNNPTDIYKQETLQSSSHVMGNETPERTDTIQNTESSSCHQLPHPDISSQSQTYNIHLTSVDFHKFEDYREAVGQLRSQPSPSISRKVTFIKKSSFKSAGESDSVTQIPFWQPMPDDVLGYLIPFYGFLMDSQAALEIMVRNNCFSTLVSYIEKSLSSLLENKSSSQPENITVNALSLVEQVYTYAPVTAADLKCFQSLFELSVLSLPNLLSLPHPPPLVSLKLIEVSLTSYRIQMRGSKRNPSLQRLKHSKTRLFKAVVDYLSTFYTFRPSRRRPLMIFITGEFRDIWILGEEVWCGCIAGLSVLLRSVEELQEVLLKSIVLPDFLDFLKDFEVDDLKEFPSEVSKLVEFMISLIEAAAESCAPLRSLILQYNGLAVAKQLNLKKLQRILTMS, encoded by the exons ATTGCATGCCATGTCAGAGATAGTCATTTCACAGAAGAAGACCAGAGAAAAGTCCTTGAGATTGTTGGGATCTCTTTTCTTGCCAGACTTTTAAACACAAGTTTGTACTATGATACAT CATCCGAAACATATCCTCCTAATTTTTACAAGATGATTGCTTTGAGTGTATTCTCATCTTTATCTATTGATCCATTTGTG GCAAGACAGGTTGAAGTGAAACAGTTTCTACAGGCAGTGAACTCTGAACTTCAGCAGAAAAATAt GAAGATTGAAGGTTCCAAGAATGTGTTTTCTGACTGTGAGGAAATTGTTGCCAACCTTTCTCAAGATTCAGTCGGCATAAGTTATCTCATTGAGTGCGGAACCAGCGAGGTACTCATAGATTATGTCACCTCATCACAGT GTCATGACCCAGTTCCTGTATTACGATGCTTAAGCTTCATCTGTAAAAATCAAGGGGACAGCATCTTTAGCAATAGACTTGATCACTTCCATAATATGATGTCTTTGGTTGTTGACAAAATTGGTCAAGGCTCG GACTTGACATCTAAAGTTGAATACGCCACTATCCTTACAGCATTTCTAAATGGGGTATCTACG ATTGAATTGTCCATTGATAATGACTGGGTGTTGAAATTAgtgaaaattttaaacaaattcatTTCCATTAAAACAA GTCCTGATGACAGTGATGTTGTGTTGTTTCTCGTGTGTGCCTTGGTCAGTGCTGTCGGGCCTGAAGTTCTAAAACCACAACTAGTTGGGGGTTCAAGTCTTGTGAAGGCTGTCGTGGCAAGGGTCTCTGTGGAGGTTTACATGCTGCTGGACTGTATCAATAGTGACAAT GTGTTAGAGAGATATTACAAGTTGGACAAAGTGTACAAGCTACTATCTGACTTGGTCCATTACCTGGCAGAGTTTGGAGAGGACACTGACCCAGATTCCATTATAGTCATTTACAAGAAACTGGTGGAAATAAGTGAGACCATTATggagttcttaagtcaagtttggAATGAAGTTATTGACTTG CCTAAGAATCATGTAGTTGTTTTGATCTCGGTGAGAACTCTGGCAGCCATGTTGTCAGAGATAACTGAAGACCCAACCGAACAACTGCTAGATTTGATTcctttttttgattttttatg TCAAAATGTGGAATATTCTGAAGATGTCGTTATGGAAGTAAAAAGTGCAGCTCAAGCAGCTTTAGAAAACATTCGGTTACTAGGGATACAAGATTCTCAAGATGGGGATATAGAAATACAAGATTCTCAAGATGGGGATATAGAAATACAAGATTCTCAAGATGAGGATATAGAAATACAAGGTTCTCATGATCTGGATCCAGGGGGTTACCCTTCACTTCCACCAAACTTTATTAAAGATTCAACTAGTCCTGAAGGGAACATCcaacagaaaaataaacaacttgCTGACAATTCACATTCATATTGCTCAAACAATCCTACTGACATATATAAACAAGAAACTCTGCAGAGTAGCTCACATGTGATGGGCAATGAAACTCCTGAAAGAACTGACACCATCCAGAACACAGAGTCATCAAGTTGTCATCAGTTACCACATCCTGACATATCTTCTCAATCACAGACATATAACATTCATCTTACATCTGTAGACTTTCACAAGTTTGAGGACTACAGAGAGGCTGTGGGCCAGTTAAGGTCACAGCCTTCACCCTCTATTTCTAGAAAAGTGACTTTCATCAAGAAGAGCTCCTTCAAAAGTGCTGGAGAGAGTGATTCAGTGACTCAGATTCCATTCTGGCAGCCCATGCCTGATGATGTGCTGGGCTATTTGATTCCGTTCTATGGCTTTCTCATGGATAGTCAAGCAGCCCTGGAGATCATGGTGAGAAATAATTGCTTCTCTACACTTGTCAGTTATATAGAGAAGTCTTTGTCAAGTCTCCTAGAAAATAAAAGCTCCTCACAACCAGAG AATATCACAGTCAATGCATTGTCATTGGTAGAACAAGTTTATACCTATGCCCCTGTCACAGCAGCAGATCTGAAGTGTTTCCAAAGTCTTTTTGAACTCTCCGTTTTGTCTCTTCCTAACTTAT TGTCTTTGCCCCACCCTCCCCCTCTTGTCAGCCTGAAGCTGATTGAGGTCAGCTTGACATCATACAGAATACAAATGAGAGGAAGTAAAA GAAATCCTTCACTCCAGAGATTGAAACACTCAAAGACTCGTTTGTTTAAAGCAGTAGTTGATTATCTCAGTACGTTCTACACTTTCCGTCCCAGCAGAAGAAGACCTTTGATGATTTTTATCACAGGAGAGTTCAGAGATATTTGGATACTAGGAGAGGAGGTCTGGTGCGGTTGTATCGCAG GTCTCAGTGTACTGTTAAGATCAGTGGAGGAGCTGCAAGAAGTTTTACTGAAATCAATTGTTTTACCAGACTTCTTGGACTTTCTTAAAGACTTTGAAg TTGACGATTTGAAAGAGTTTCCATCAGAAGTCAGTAAACTTGTTGAGTTTATGATATCTCTGATAGAAGCAGCTGCAGAAAGTTGTGCACCTTTGCGTTCATTGATCCTCCAGTACAACGGGCTGGCTGTAGCAAA acaactgaatttaaaaaaactgcaaAGGATTTTAACCATGTCTTGA